A region of Paraburkholderia sp. BL23I1N1 DNA encodes the following proteins:
- the atzF gene encoding allophanate hydrolase: MSSFDLRLSTLRGAYRAGTLTPRKLIGELLAKAAALNPEFHLFIHLLSETEVAPYLDWLETQDIEALPLYGIPFAIKDNIDLAGVPTTAACPAFAYTPVESATLVAQLIALGAVPIGKTNLDQFATGLNGTRSPYGKCRNSVHPDYPSGGSSAGSSLAVALGAASFALGTDTAGSGRVPAGLNNLVGLKASKGLLSAAGVVPACRTLDCVTYFTATAREASELLALTAQADPRDAYSRKNPQWNDARAFGKLAIFRFGVPSQLEFAGCAESPVLFAKARAMLEAAGGEAVEIDFAPFVEAANLLYEGPWVAERYSVVGDLVEANAQAVLPVIRDVLAKAPGASAVELFRAQYRLQALKAICDATLEPLDFVLTPTYPRAVTLAELERDPIGPNSLLGYYTNFMNLLDYAAVATPTAFMANGLPWGVTVFGRAFTDQYLLSAADMLQRMSGIECVGGGKADANNGPKASNDRVKVAVCGAHMQGLPLNRDLVCRGARLVEVTQTAPHYRLSALAATPDGTRRPGMRRVSDGGTAIAIEVWEMPSLELGSFITTIPSPLSLGKVELANGEWVTGFVCESYGLESGTDITEWGGWRAWLASRISSSSDSQYLENR, from the coding sequence ATGTCTTCATTCGATCTGCGCCTGTCCACGCTACGCGGCGCTTACCGTGCCGGCACACTGACGCCGCGCAAGTTGATCGGCGAGTTGCTGGCGAAAGCCGCAGCACTGAATCCCGAGTTTCATCTGTTCATCCACCTTCTGAGCGAAACGGAAGTTGCGCCGTATCTGGACTGGCTGGAAACACAGGATATCGAAGCATTGCCGCTCTATGGCATTCCCTTCGCGATCAAGGACAACATCGATCTGGCCGGTGTTCCGACAACGGCCGCTTGCCCTGCGTTCGCCTATACGCCGGTAGAGTCGGCGACACTCGTTGCGCAGTTGATCGCACTGGGCGCCGTGCCGATTGGGAAGACCAATCTCGATCAGTTCGCCACTGGCCTTAACGGCACGCGTTCACCGTACGGCAAATGCCGTAACAGTGTGCATCCTGACTATCCGTCGGGCGGATCGAGCGCGGGTTCTTCGCTGGCCGTCGCGCTGGGCGCCGCCAGCTTCGCGCTCGGCACTGACACGGCAGGCTCGGGCCGCGTGCCGGCAGGATTGAACAACCTCGTCGGGCTCAAGGCGAGCAAAGGTCTGCTGTCGGCCGCCGGCGTTGTGCCGGCCTGTCGCACGCTCGATTGCGTGACGTACTTCACGGCGACCGCGCGCGAGGCCAGCGAACTGCTCGCACTCACGGCACAAGCCGATCCTCGCGATGCATACAGCCGCAAGAACCCACAATGGAACGATGCGCGCGCGTTCGGCAAGCTCGCCATATTCCGGTTCGGCGTGCCGTCGCAACTCGAATTCGCGGGCTGTGCCGAAAGCCCTGTGTTGTTTGCGAAGGCTCGCGCGATGCTCGAAGCGGCGGGCGGCGAGGCCGTCGAAATCGACTTCGCGCCGTTCGTCGAGGCGGCGAACCTGCTTTACGAAGGCCCTTGGGTCGCGGAGCGCTACAGCGTTGTGGGCGATTTGGTGGAAGCGAACGCGCAGGCCGTGTTGCCGGTCATTCGCGATGTGCTGGCGAAAGCGCCAGGGGCGAGCGCAGTCGAACTCTTTCGTGCGCAATATCGCCTGCAAGCGTTGAAGGCGATCTGTGACGCGACGCTTGAACCACTCGACTTCGTCCTGACGCCGACCTATCCGCGTGCCGTCACGCTGGCCGAGCTGGAACGCGACCCCATCGGGCCGAACTCGTTGCTCGGCTACTACACGAACTTCATGAACCTGCTTGACTACGCGGCAGTCGCAACGCCGACCGCGTTCATGGCAAATGGCCTGCCGTGGGGGGTAACCGTGTTCGGCCGGGCGTTCACGGATCAGTATCTGTTGAGCGCGGCGGACATGTTGCAACGGATGAGCGGAATCGAATGCGTCGGCGGTGGCAAGGCCGATGCGAACAACGGGCCTAAGGCGAGCAACGATCGCGTAAAGGTCGCGGTGTGCGGCGCCCATATGCAGGGTTTGCCGCTCAATCGTGACCTGGTTTGTCGCGGTGCACGCCTGGTGGAAGTTACACAAACCGCGCCGCATTATCGCTTGTCTGCGCTGGCCGCCACGCCAGATGGCACGCGGCGGCCCGGCATGCGGCGAGTGTCGGACGGCGGCACGGCGATCGCGATTGAGGTCTGGGAGATGCCCAGTCTGGAATTGGGCTCGTTCATCACCACTATTCCCTCTCCGCTTTCGCTAGGAAAGGTTGAACTGGCGAATGGCGAGTGGGTGACGGGATTCGTGTGCGAATCGTATGGGCTGGAGTCTGGCACCGACATCACGGAGTGGGGCGGCTGGCGAGCATGGCTTGCCAGCCGTATTTCTTCCTCAAGCGATTCCCAGTACCTGGAAAATCGGTAA
- a CDS encoding IS630 family transposase (programmed frameshift), translating into MEKYIVTLTAKEREQLEAIVSKGSHQSQKVINALILLNCDTSSGRCRRSGQEVAAVLHVSARKIDRVKKRFVEEGYEAALVRPPGQRVYDSKIDGELEARLIALSCGEPPEGQANWSLRRLAQRAVELEYVDSLSHETVRRALKKTKLKPWRKIGWIIPPKANAEFVAAMENVLDVYHRPYDATRPVVCMDETPRQLIRQTREPIKAAPGRPAREDYEYERCGVCNVFMASEPLAGRRLTKVTDSRTRVQWSRFVQDIAQAYPDAQRITLVMDNLNTHTAAAPYETFPPSQAKALWDRFEFVYTPKHGSWLDMAEIELNVMIKQCLDRRIDNIDTVCREVAAWQARRDQLKARINWQFTTDDARIKLSRLYPTFEA; encoded by the exons ATGGAAAAATACATCGTTACCCTGACGGCGAAAGAAAGAGAGCAACTCGAAGCGATTGTGAGCAAAGGTTCGCACCAGTCCCAGAAGGTAATCAACGCTCTCATTCTGTTGAATTGCGACACCTCTTCAGGGCGCTGCCGTCGCTCCGGGCAAGAGGTCGCAGCGGTGTTGCACGTGAGCGCGCGCAAGATCGACCGGGTGAAGAAACGTTTCGTGGAGGAAGGCTACGAAGCCGCGCTTGTCAGGCCGCCGGGCCAAAGGGTCTACGACAGCAAGATTGACGGCGAGCTTGAGGCCCGCCTGATTGCGCTGAGCTGCGGCGAGCCTCCCGAGGGCCAGGCGAACTGGTCGCTGCGGCGATTGGCGCAGCGTGCCGTAGAGCTGGAGTACGTGGATAGTCTCTCGCACGAAACGGTGCGGCGTGCGCTCAAAAAAACGA AACTCAAGCCGTGGCGCAAGATAGGCTGGATTATCCCGCCCAAAGCGAACGCGGAGTTCGTGGCGGCCATGGAAAACGTGCTCGATGTGTACCACCGGCCCTACGACGCGACGCGCCCCGTGGTGTGCATGGACGAGACGCCGCGGCAGTTGATTCGCCAGACCCGCGAACCGATCAAAGCGGCACCAGGGCGTCCTGCGCGGGAGGACTATGAGTACGAGCGCTGTGGCGTGTGCAATGTCTTCATGGCATCGGAACCCCTTGCCGGACGGCGTCTGACGAAAGTCACCGACTCCCGGACCAGGGTGCAATGGTCCCGCTTCGTACAGGACATTGCCCAGGCCTACCCGGATGCGCAACGAATCACCCTCGTGATGGACAACCTGAACACCCACACGGCCGCCGCGCCCTACGAAACCTTCCCGCCATCGCAGGCCAAAGCGCTGTGGGACCGGTTTGAATTTGTCTACACGCCCAAACATGGCAGTTGGCTGGACATGGCCGAGATCGAACTCAATGTGATGATCAAGCAGTGCCTCGACCGGCGCATCGACAACATCGACACGGTGTGCCGCGAGGTGGCCGCCTGGCAGGCTCGACGAGATCAGCTTAAGGCCAGGATCAACTGGCAGTTCACCACCGACGATGCCCGCATCAAACTGTCCAGGCTATATCCGACATTTGAGGCCTGA
- a CDS encoding helix-turn-helix transcriptional regulator, whose product MSGVLNMRKTPWFPSSIKPVREGLYETHWLIRSWSILRYWDGKLWRTDGQVCSRQDYAWRGLARLGQLHVAGHAAEHGAERRPIPHEVVNATVDGATPSRAWREHLGLTQAEIAAHMGISQSAYSQQEGKKRLRESSRTKIAAALGITADQLDF is encoded by the coding sequence ATGAGCGGCGTGCTGAACATGAGGAAAACGCCCTGGTTTCCTTCCTCGATCAAGCCTGTCAGGGAAGGCTTATACGAAACCCACTGGTTGATTAGATCGTGGAGCATATTGCGCTACTGGGATGGGAAATTGTGGCGTACAGATGGGCAAGTCTGTAGCAGGCAAGACTACGCCTGGCGCGGCCTTGCTCGCCTTGGCCAACTTCATGTCGCTGGCCATGCCGCCGAGCATGGCGCCGAACGTAGACCGATTCCACATGAAGTCGTGAACGCGACGGTCGATGGTGCAACTCCGTCTCGAGCGTGGCGGGAGCACCTTGGGCTGACCCAGGCAGAAATCGCTGCGCACATGGGTATCAGTCAATCGGCCTACTCTCAACAGGAAGGTAAAAAGCGGCTGAGGGAGTCCTCGCGCACAAAGATTGCTGCGGCGCTTGGCATCACAGCGGATCAACTTGACTTCTGA
- a CDS encoding IS4 family transposase, producing MARLALQRALAPQWVDEVFAEHRLRQYPRELLFSTVVELMTLVSLGLSPSLHAAATQTKHLPVSLAALYEKLNRTEPAILRALVQGSAQRLEPVLAAWPCQASLPGWRVRVLDGNHLPASEKRLAALREQRGAALPGHALVVYEPDLGLVTDLIAVEDAHAQERSAVAPLLECAGPGELWLADRNFCTSTILLGWHQAQASFIVREHGRNSPPLASSGPWVDAARIETGQVREQRIDLKSGLQGWRRIELQLDQPTDAGDTVIRLWSNLPAAVGAHEIARLYRKRWRIEGMFQRLESVLHSEIRTLGHPRAALLGFTVAVLAYNVLATLKRSVQTAHAAADETDAAPTEVSTYYLAVQIRTQYEGMLIALPPDEWSHWSDATPDVIAGKLLELARCVDPAQVRTRRRGPKTRKRAPYVEGAVARAHHSTARLLKRAKGGTS from the coding sequence ATGGCACGCCTGGCACTGCAGAGAGCCCTCGCACCGCAATGGGTCGACGAGGTGTTTGCCGAGCATCGGCTGCGGCAATATCCACGGGAATTGCTGTTCTCGACGGTGGTGGAACTGATGACGCTGGTGTCGCTGGGACTGAGTCCGTCGCTGCACGCTGCGGCGACGCAGACGAAGCACCTACCGGTGTCGCTGGCCGCGCTGTACGAGAAGCTCAACCGCACCGAACCCGCGATCCTGCGTGCCCTGGTACAGGGCAGCGCCCAGCGTCTGGAGCCGGTGCTGGCGGCGTGGCCATGCCAGGCTAGCCTGCCCGGCTGGCGTGTGCGTGTGCTTGATGGCAATCACCTGCCGGCCAGTGAGAAGCGGCTGGCAGCGCTGCGCGAACAGCGGGGCGCCGCGTTGCCCGGGCATGCTCTGGTCGTCTACGAGCCGGATCTGGGTCTGGTCACGGATCTGATCGCTGTTGAGGATGCGCACGCGCAGGAGCGTTCCGCGGTGGCCCCGCTGCTCGAATGTGCCGGCCCGGGCGAGCTGTGGCTGGCCGACCGGAATTTCTGTACCAGCACGATCCTGCTGGGCTGGCATCAGGCACAGGCCAGCTTCATCGTGCGCGAACATGGCCGCAACAGCCCGCCGCTTGCCAGTAGTGGGCCATGGGTGGACGCTGCGCGCATCGAGACCGGACAGGTACGTGAGCAACGCATTGACCTGAAGTCCGGGCTGCAGGGCTGGCGGCGCATCGAACTGCAGCTGGACCAGCCTACCGATGCGGGAGACACGGTGATCAGGCTGTGGAGCAATCTGCCTGCCGCGGTAGGCGCACACGAGATCGCCCGGCTGTACCGCAAGCGCTGGCGTATCGAAGGCATGTTCCAGCGACTCGAGTCGGTCCTGCATAGCGAGATCCGCACCCTGGGGCATCCACGTGCCGCGCTGCTGGGTTTTACCGTCGCGGTGCTGGCGTACAACGTGCTGGCCACGCTCAAGCGCAGTGTTCAAACTGCCCATGCTGCAGCCGATGAAACCGATGCAGCGCCAACGGAGGTCTCGACGTATTACCTTGCTGTGCAGATTCGCACCCAGTATGAGGGCATGCTCATCGCGCTGCCGCCGGATGAATGGTCGCACTGGAGCGATGCCACGCCCGATGTGATTGCCGGCAAACTGCTCGAGCTGGCACGATGCGTCGACCCAGCCCAGGTACGCACACGCAGGCGTGGTCCCAAGACCCGCAAACGCGCCCCCTATGTCGAAGGTGCAGTAGCCCGTGCCCATCACAGTACAGCCCGCCTGCTTAAGCGCGCCAAGGGCGGGACATCTTGA
- a CDS encoding cytochrome-c peroxidase, translating to MPASSVRPTETSPIQSRSQFSVRRTLVWVVAIAAVIAVGLCGWELLYPSRVPAAVGAVVESVTGANANPIELQRPVAPAQLSAVAQLGKKIFFDPTLSASGRQSCASCHSPEHAYAPANNLAVQLGGPSLSQQGYRPPPSLMYLYRQPNFSIGPDSGDADNAPDLAQVASQVSGVARAQKNAGVAPAAPAMVPQGGMFWDGRADTLQAQASGPMLNPVEMANTGVADVIAKLERTPYRNDFVQIFGANVFENATLAMSEAMFAVARYQVEDLSFHPYTSKYDYWLEGKARLSQAELHGLRLFNDPDKANCAGCHLSKPGSDGLPPMFTDYEYEALGVPRNNHLVVNKDHSFFDMGICGPFRTDLKDQTQYCGMFLTPTLRNVSTRKVFFHNGVYTSLEDVMAFYNERNTAPQKFYPHYADGKIQKYDDLPIQFHVNIDDKDAPFDRKFGDKPAMTDADIRDIIAFLKTLNDGYQVSAH from the coding sequence ATGCCCGCCTCTTCAGTTCGCCCAACTGAAACAAGTCCCATTCAGAGTCGATCCCAGTTTAGCGTCCGGCGCACGCTTGTGTGGGTTGTCGCCATAGCGGCCGTCATCGCCGTCGGCCTATGCGGCTGGGAGCTGCTGTATCCCTCACGCGTACCTGCGGCAGTGGGCGCGGTGGTCGAAAGCGTCACGGGTGCGAACGCCAATCCTATTGAGCTCCAGCGTCCCGTAGCGCCGGCCCAGCTGAGTGCAGTAGCCCAACTTGGGAAGAAGATATTTTTCGACCCCACGCTTTCAGCCTCCGGCCGCCAGTCATGCGCTTCGTGCCACAGTCCGGAGCATGCATATGCTCCCGCCAATAATCTGGCTGTCCAATTGGGCGGACCATCGTTGTCGCAGCAAGGCTACCGGCCGCCACCGTCGCTGATGTATCTCTACCGGCAGCCGAATTTCAGTATCGGACCGGATTCGGGCGACGCGGACAACGCCCCTGATCTAGCGCAGGTTGCAAGTCAAGTGTCCGGTGTGGCGAGAGCACAAAAGAACGCGGGAGTGGCGCCTGCCGCTCCCGCGATGGTTCCTCAGGGCGGGATGTTCTGGGACGGCCGCGCGGATACGCTGCAGGCACAAGCGTCTGGACCGATGCTCAATCCGGTTGAGATGGCGAACACGGGTGTGGCGGATGTTATTGCGAAGCTCGAGCGCACGCCCTATAGGAACGACTTCGTCCAGATTTTTGGGGCGAATGTATTCGAAAATGCAACGCTTGCGATGTCCGAGGCGATGTTTGCGGTCGCACGCTATCAGGTGGAAGATCTGTCGTTCCATCCGTACACCAGCAAGTATGACTACTGGCTGGAAGGCAAGGCGCGGCTCAGTCAGGCGGAATTGCATGGACTGCGTCTGTTCAACGACCCGGACAAGGCCAACTGTGCCGGTTGCCACCTTTCGAAGCCGGGCTCTGACGGCCTGCCGCCGATGTTCACCGACTACGAGTACGAAGCGCTCGGCGTGCCCCGCAACAACCACCTTGTCGTCAATAAAGACCATAGTTTCTTCGACATGGGTATCTGTGGTCCATTCAGGACGGACCTCAAAGATCAGACACAATATTGCGGCATGTTCCTCACGCCGACGCTGCGGAACGTGTCGACGCGCAAGGTGTTTTTTCACAATGGCGTCTATACCTCGCTTGAAGATGTCATGGCCTTCTACAACGAACGCAACACCGCTCCACAAAAGTTTTATCCGCACTACGCGGATGGGAAAATCCAGAAGTACGACGACCTGCCGATACAGTTTCATGTGAACATCGACGACAAGGATGCGCCCTTCGACCGGAAGTTCGGAGACAAGCCCGCGATGACTGACGCGGACATTCGTGACATCATTGCGTTTCTGAAGACGTTGAATGACGGATACCAAGTCAGCGCGCACTAG
- a CDS encoding alpha/beta hydrolase produces the protein MLGKHLVDPLRCEGSLQCQACHHAYRCLLLETLHHLVKHPFVPIVLEQVARLPGLPRKDLERAGLHWSAEGYGKLSEQAFVKDFAGDLPTAEAETFYAVQQPIGKAITMAKTTVAAWHDKPTWYAVSTDDRTINPDQERFMANRMHAHTIELKSSHVSLLSHPTEVAGLILEAAGEQN, from the coding sequence ATGCTCGGCAAACACCTCGTCGACCCATTGCGGTGCGAGGGCTCTCTGCAGTGCCAGGCGTGCCATCACGCATACCGGTGCCTGCTGCTCGAAACGCTTCATCACCTCGTCAAACATCCCTTCGTACCCATCGTCCTTGAACAGGTCGCCAGGTTACCAGGTTTGCCGCGCAAAGACCTTGAAAGGGCTGGGCTTCATTGGTCGGCCGAAGGCTACGGCAAGCTCTCCGAGCAGGCATTTGTGAAAGACTTCGCCGGCGATCTACCGACGGCTGAAGCAGAAACCTTCTATGCGGTTCAGCAGCCGATTGGCAAGGCGATCACGATGGCGAAGACGACCGTCGCCGCGTGGCACGACAAGCCGACCTGGTATGCGGTGTCGACTGACGATCGGACCATCAACCCCGATCAGGAGCGCTTCATGGCGAACCGGATGCACGCGCATACGATCGAGCTTAAGTCGAGCCACGTGTCGCTGCTTTCGCATCCGACTGAAGTGGCAGGTCTGATCCTCGAAGCGGCCGGCGAGCAGAATTAA
- a CDS encoding phospholipase C: protein MLSRAFLLGVSGIALAVSLYACGGSGSNGLTPVTTQDQLTTATPIKHVVVIYNENVSFDHYFATYPNATNPSGEPAFTAAAGTPSVNGLSGTLLTNNPNLINTLNGAGATNPFRLDRTQAATADQNHAYTAEQQAYNNGAADLFPLYTGKGSSGGAGAFGTTGQVMGYYDGNTVAAMWNWAQHFAMSDNAYTDTFGPSTPGALEVISGQNNGVQLVKTSQQPFNLTTASHSYYVNDGQGGITLINDVDPANDPCSSTTDQILMSGKNIGDLLNAKNVTWGGFMGGFNLSTTNSNGTTGCKRSTVSPVVGQATADYIPHHNWFQYYASTANAQHLRPSSTAAIGFTLESDGKTADPANHQYDSDDFFTAVKAGNYPSVSFIKAPAFQDGHAGYSDPLDEQAFTAKVVNFLQQQPDWKNTAVIVAWDDSDGWYDHAYANPTSSSFDAQADQLNGAGKCGSGTAPVGVKGAAVNGRCGPGTRIPFLVISPWAKVNYVDHTPISQASVVRFIEDNWLGSQRIGGGSFDATAGSIMGLFNFSGTGNNPTVFVDPNLGSVVPSVPAI from the coding sequence ATGCTTTCTCGAGCCTTCCTGTTGGGCGTATCAGGCATTGCTTTAGCCGTCTCGCTGTACGCGTGCGGCGGTAGTGGATCAAATGGGCTCACGCCTGTAACAACGCAAGATCAGTTGACGACGGCGACGCCCATCAAGCACGTGGTCGTGATTTATAACGAGAACGTCTCGTTCGACCACTACTTCGCAACCTACCCGAATGCGACGAACCCGTCGGGCGAACCTGCGTTCACAGCTGCCGCAGGCACACCGTCGGTAAATGGTCTAAGCGGCACGCTGCTGACCAACAATCCGAACCTTATTAATACACTTAACGGTGCCGGTGCTACGAATCCGTTCCGACTGGACCGTACGCAGGCAGCAACTGCCGACCAGAATCACGCCTATACGGCAGAGCAGCAGGCATATAACAATGGCGCGGCCGACCTGTTCCCGTTGTATACGGGTAAAGGGTCGAGCGGCGGCGCAGGCGCGTTCGGTACGACCGGCCAGGTCATGGGCTACTACGACGGCAACACAGTTGCGGCCATGTGGAACTGGGCGCAACACTTTGCGATGAGCGACAACGCGTATACGGATACGTTTGGTCCGTCGACGCCGGGTGCCCTGGAAGTTATCTCCGGCCAGAATAACGGTGTGCAACTGGTCAAGACTAGCCAGCAGCCGTTCAATCTGACGACAGCATCGCACTCTTACTACGTCAACGATGGTCAAGGTGGCATCACCCTAATCAATGACGTTGACCCGGCGAACGATCCGTGCTCCAGCACGACAGATCAGATTCTGATGTCTGGCAAGAACATCGGCGACCTGCTTAACGCCAAGAACGTCACGTGGGGCGGCTTCATGGGCGGCTTCAACCTGTCGACGACCAACAGCAATGGTACGACGGGCTGCAAGCGCAGCACGGTGTCACCGGTGGTTGGTCAAGCGACGGCCGACTACATTCCGCATCACAACTGGTTCCAGTACTACGCGTCGACGGCAAACGCGCAGCACTTGCGCCCGAGCTCGACGGCTGCCATCGGCTTCACGCTTGAATCCGACGGCAAGACGGCTGACCCGGCGAACCACCAGTACGACTCCGACGATTTCTTCACCGCGGTGAAAGCAGGTAACTATCCGTCCGTGAGCTTTATCAAGGCCCCGGCGTTCCAGGACGGCCATGCAGGCTACTCCGATCCGCTCGACGAGCAGGCATTTACGGCCAAGGTGGTTAACTTCCTGCAGCAACAGCCTGACTGGAAGAACACTGCAGTTATTGTTGCGTGGGACGATTCGGATGGCTGGTACGACCATGCTTATGCGAATCCGACGAGCTCGTCGTTCGACGCTCAGGCGGACCAACTGAACGGTGCCGGTAAGTGCGGTTCGGGAACGGCTCCGGTCGGTGTGAAGGGCGCTGCGGTCAATGGTCGATGCGGCCCGGGTACGCGTATCCCGTTCCTCGTGATTTCGCCATGGGCTAAGGTCAATTATGTTGACCACACCCCGATTAGCCAGGCATCAGTGGTTCGCTTTATCGAAGACAACTGGCTGGGCAGCCAACGCATCGGCGGCGGTTCCTTCGATGCAACGGCCGGCAGCATTATGGGCCTGTTCAACTTCAGTGGCACCGGCAACAACCCCACTGTGTTTGTCGACCCGAATCTGGGTTCGGTGGTCCCCTCGGTACCTGCCATCTAA